A region of Chlamydia crocodili DNA encodes the following proteins:
- a CDS encoding uroporphyrinogen-III synthase — MTIYLGLNQQTAKKYCAHFVPILKIVPFARSLPQLRLAFRYLEKTSHILLTSPSSTSLFISRMSRKVSKRTLENKHYLCLGKITAHRLVRLLPKAPYSLATIETGEGVLPMISSLPEDARILYPHSALSRSVIKDFLKKESRYFFAYPHYRIQELRLKSKIFDQCNRVILTSPSGVRAYAKLFPILPNRIHLCQGPITLKEFQKIYSHPGELLQEESSVES; from the coding sequence ATGACCATATATCTAGGATTAAATCAACAAACGGCAAAAAAATATTGTGCTCATTTTGTTCCTATCCTGAAGATCGTTCCGTTTGCAAGAAGTCTACCCCAATTACGCCTTGCTTTTCGCTACCTAGAGAAAACCTCTCACATTTTACTTACCAGTCCCTCTTCAACATCTCTATTTATCTCTAGAATGAGCAGGAAAGTATCTAAAAGAACTTTAGAAAATAAACATTATCTTTGTTTAGGGAAAATCACAGCACATCGTCTTGTAAGACTTCTTCCAAAAGCACCGTATTCTCTAGCTACTATTGAAACAGGAGAGGGAGTCCTCCCTATGATTTCCTCGTTACCCGAGGATGCCCGTATTCTCTACCCTCACTCCGCTCTATCTCGATCTGTTATCAAAGATTTTTTAAAAAAAGAAAGTAGGTATTTTTTTGCTTATCCTCACTACAGGATTCAAGAACTCCGGTTAAAATCAAAAATATTTGATCAATGTAATCGAGTAATTCTAACCAGTCCTTCAGGAGTTAGAGCTTATGCAAAACTTTTCCCTATTCTCCCAAATAGAATACATCTTTGCCAAGGTCCTATCACATTAAAAGAATTTCAAAAAATTTATAGTCATCCTGGAGAACTTCTTCAAGAGGAGAGCTCCGTGGAAAGCTAA
- a CDS encoding glycine hydroxymethyltransferase, with protein MASLLHKFLENASGKKGQDLASTAYLAALDHLLHSFPSIGKSIIDELKSQRSRLKMIASENYASISVQLAMGNLLTDKYCEGSPFKRFYSCCENVDAIEWECVETAKELFGAESAFVQPHSGADANLLAIMAIITQKIQAPAVKRLGYKTINDLTDKEYAELKAEIGSHVCLGPSLNSGGHLTHGTVRLNVMSKLMRCLPYEVNKKTELFDYAEIARLVRIHKPTVLIAGYSSYSRRLNFSTLKQIADDCGAVLWVDMAHFAGLVAGGVFVEEENPIPFADIVTTTTHKTLRGPRGGLVLASKEYDGVINRACPLMMGGPLPHVIAAKAVALKEALTVDFKKYAHQVVDNARTLAEHFQKQGLRLLTGGTDNHMLIIDLTSLGISGRIAEDILSSVGIAVNRNTIPSDAVGKWDTSGIRLGTPALTTLGMSSDEMEEVANIIVKVLRNITLRRNADDSFSKSEGELPENIAQEARARVADLLSRFPLYPEIDLETLV; from the coding sequence ATGGCATCATTGTTGCATAAATTTTTAGAAAATGCTTCGGGGAAGAAAGGTCAGGATCTGGCTTCTACCGCATATTTAGCTGCATTAGACCATCTTTTGCATTCCTTTCCTTCCATTGGGAAGAGCATCATTGATGAACTAAAGAGTCAACGTTCTCGTTTAAAGATGATTGCTTCTGAAAATTATGCATCTATTTCGGTTCAGCTCGCTATGGGGAACCTGCTTACGGATAAATATTGTGAGGGGAGCCCATTTAAGCGATTTTATTCTTGTTGTGAGAATGTTGATGCTATTGAGTGGGAATGTGTTGAAACAGCTAAAGAACTTTTTGGTGCAGAAAGTGCTTTTGTACAACCACATTCCGGAGCAGATGCAAATTTGTTAGCAATAATGGCGATTATCACTCAGAAAATCCAAGCTCCTGCTGTTAAACGTTTAGGTTATAAAACGATCAATGATCTTACTGATAAGGAGTATGCTGAGTTAAAAGCTGAGATAGGTTCTCATGTATGCCTAGGTCCTTCATTGAACTCGGGAGGCCATTTAACGCATGGAACCGTACGTCTAAACGTGATGTCGAAATTAATGCGCTGCTTGCCTTATGAAGTTAATAAAAAGACAGAGCTTTTTGATTATGCTGAGATTGCACGTTTGGTGCGGATACATAAGCCTACAGTATTAATTGCTGGCTATTCTTCCTATTCTCGTAGGTTAAATTTTTCTACTCTAAAACAAATCGCTGATGATTGTGGAGCTGTTTTATGGGTGGATATGGCGCATTTTGCAGGTCTTGTTGCTGGCGGCGTTTTTGTTGAAGAAGAAAATCCTATTCCTTTTGCTGATATTGTAACCACGACAACTCATAAAACTTTGCGCGGGCCCCGTGGAGGTTTGGTTTTAGCCTCTAAGGAATATGATGGGGTAATTAATAGAGCTTGTCCGTTAATGATGGGAGGGCCTTTACCTCACGTTATTGCTGCGAAGGCTGTAGCATTAAAAGAAGCCCTTACTGTGGATTTTAAAAAGTATGCTCATCAGGTTGTGGACAATGCTAGAACTTTAGCAGAACATTTCCAAAAGCAGGGATTACGTTTACTTACAGGTGGTACAGATAATCATATGTTGATTATTGATCTGACTTCTCTAGGTATTTCCGGACGCATAGCTGAGGATATCTTAAGTTCCGTAGGTATTGCAGTAAATCGCAACACTATACCATCGGATGCTGTAGGCAAATGGGATACTTCAGGAATACGTTTGGGAACACCTGCTTTAACAACTCTTGGTATGAGCAGCGATGAAATGGAAGAAGTTGCGAATATTATTGTGAAAGTATTGCGAAATATTACTTTGAGACGTAATGCTGATGATAGTTTTAGTAAAAGTGAAGGAGAGCTTCCAGAAAACATTGCTCAAGAAGCAAGAGCACGAGTCGCAGACTTATTATCGCGGTTCCCGCTTTATCCTGAAATTGATCTGGAAACTTTAGTTTAG
- a CDS encoding ATP-dependent Clp protease proteolytic subunit — MPDGEVVNKLRDVIDKKILDARRVFFSEPVTDKSAADAIKKLWYLELTNPGQPIVFVINSPGGSVDAGFAVWDQIKMMTSPVTTVVTGLAASMGSVLSLCAAPGRRFATPHSRIMIHQPSIGGPITGQATDLDIHAREILKTKKRIVDVYLEATGQPREVIEKAIDRDMWMTADEAKDFGLLDGILFSFSDL; from the coding sequence ATGCCTGATGGGGAAGTAGTTAATAAGTTACGAGATGTTATAGATAAAAAAATCTTAGATGCCCGTCGGGTATTCTTTTCAGAACCTGTAACAGATAAGAGCGCAGCAGATGCTATTAAAAAGCTTTGGTATTTAGAACTTACCAATCCTGGTCAGCCTATAGTATTCGTAATTAATAGTCCTGGAGGATCCGTAGATGCAGGGTTTGCAGTTTGGGATCAGATAAAAATGATGACCTCTCCAGTAACTACTGTAGTTACAGGATTAGCTGCTTCTATGGGGTCGGTATTAAGTTTATGCGCTGCTCCTGGTCGTCGTTTTGCAACTCCTCATTCGCGTATTATGATTCATCAGCCATCCATAGGAGGTCCAATTACAGGACAAGCTACGGATTTAGATATTCATGCCCGTGAGATCTTAAAAACGAAAAAACGCATCGTGGATGTGTATTTAGAAGCCACAGGGCAACCTCGAGAAGTCATTGAAAAAGCTATTGATAGGGACATGTGGATGACAGCAGATGAAGCCAAGGATTTTGGTTTATTAGATGGCATCCTTTTCTCGTTCAGCGATTTATAA
- the dapF gene encoding bifunctional diaminopimelate epimerase/glutamate racemase yields MASFSRSAIYKPYLYSGAGNRFILSETCPEIATISVLCKEEQVDGFLLILPSSVADAKLIIFNDDGSRPKMCGNGLRCAIAHLSSVLRKEEISVETDSGIYFGKFYSWDRVVVDMTLPDWKYHCHSLSYTISQIPKKIFSINTGVPHLVVFVDNVSCVPIDLWGSFLRYHEDFLPQGTNVNFVEGINSKEFRIRTYERGLERECLACGTGVTAAALVASRRYNLSNTQMRIRTWSDILIKIFLDGDRVYLEGPVNKEVFH; encoded by the coding sequence ATGGCATCCTTTTCTCGTTCAGCGATTTATAAGCCTTACTTATACTCTGGGGCAGGAAATCGCTTTATTCTTAGTGAGACCTGTCCTGAGATTGCGACAATCTCCGTTTTATGTAAGGAGGAACAAGTAGATGGATTTTTACTTATTCTTCCTTCGTCAGTTGCTGATGCTAAGCTAATTATTTTTAATGATGATGGTTCTCGACCTAAGATGTGTGGGAACGGTCTTCGTTGTGCTATAGCCCATCTTTCTTCAGTATTGAGAAAAGAAGAAATTTCTGTAGAAACCGATTCAGGAATCTATTTTGGAAAATTTTATTCTTGGGATCGTGTTGTTGTAGATATGACTCTTCCAGATTGGAAATATCATTGTCATAGTCTCTCGTATACTATTTCACAGATTCCTAAAAAAATTTTTAGTATAAACACGGGAGTTCCTCATCTTGTCGTTTTTGTCGATAATGTATCTTGTGTTCCTATAGATCTTTGGGGAAGTTTTCTACGTTACCATGAGGATTTTTTGCCTCAAGGGACTAATGTAAATTTCGTTGAAGGAATAAATTCTAAAGAGTTTCGAATACGTACTTATGAACGTGGATTAGAAAGAGAATGTTTGGCTTGTGGAACCGGAGTTACAGCAGCAGCTCTTGTTGCATCTAGGCGCTACAATTTATCAAATACTCAAATGCGTATTCGGACATGGAGTGATATTTTAATTAAAATTTTTTTAGATGGCGATCGAGTGTATCTTGAAGGTCCTGTAAATAAAGAAGTCTTTCATTAG
- a CDS encoding UPF0158 family protein has translation MTTYPVPQNPLLLRALRLMDAFSKSDDERDFYLDRVEGFILYIDLDKDQEDLDKIYEELEVNAERYCLIPKLTFYEVKKIMETFINEKIYDIDTKEKFLEILQSKNAREQFLEFIYDHESELEKWQQFYVERSRIRIIEWLRNNKFHFVFEEDLDFTKHILEQFKIHLFDTKVSKELSQARQLLVNKAKVYYSNEALNPRPKRGRPPKQSAKVESETTISSDIYTKVPAVARRFLFLPEITSASSITFSEKFDTEEEFLAHLRGSGRVEDQLNLANLSERFASLKELSAKLGYDSLSTGDFFGDDDDSDDDEKPAPKSKAPAKRGRKKSS, from the coding sequence ATGACTACGTATCCTGTACCACAAAATCCTCTTTTATTACGTGCCCTGCGTCTTATGGATGCCTTCTCTAAGTCTGACGATGAGAGAGATTTTTATTTAGATCGTGTTGAGGGGTTTATCCTCTATATTGATTTAGATAAAGATCAAGAAGACTTGGATAAGATCTATGAAGAATTAGAGGTAAACGCGGAACGTTATTGTCTAATTCCTAAGTTAACGTTCTATGAAGTTAAGAAAATCATGGAGACGTTTATCAATGAAAAAATTTATGATATTGATACGAAAGAAAAGTTTCTTGAAATTTTACAATCTAAAAATGCTCGGGAACAGTTTTTAGAATTTATTTACGATCATGAATCTGAATTAGAGAAATGGCAACAATTTTATGTAGAACGTTCTCGTATACGTATTATTGAGTGGTTGCGTAATAATAAGTTTCATTTTGTCTTTGAGGAAGATCTAGACTTTACGAAGCATATTTTAGAACAATTTAAAATTCATCTTTTCGATACCAAAGTATCAAAAGAGTTATCACAAGCACGTCAGTTGCTCGTGAATAAGGCTAAAGTTTATTATTCTAACGAAGCACTAAATCCTCGTCCTAAACGAGGACGCCCTCCGAAGCAATCAGCAAAAGTAGAATCTGAGACTACGATATCCAGTGATATTTATACTAAGGTACCCGCAGTTGCTCGACGTTTTCTTTTCCTTCCAGAAATTACTTCAGCATCTTCAATCACATTTTCTGAGAAATTTGATACTGAAGAAGAGTTCCTTGCGCATTTGCGTGGATCAGGCCGTGTTGAAGATCAATTAAACCTTGCTAATCTTTCAGAAAGATTCGCTTCGTTGAAAGAGCTGTCTGCAAAATTAGGTTATGATTCACTGTCTACGGGAGATTTCTTTGGAGATGATGACGATAGTGATGATGATGAGAAGCCTGCGCCTAAGAGTAAGGCTCCTGCTAAACGTGGCCGTAAGAAGTCCTCATAG
- the ubiE gene encoding bifunctional demethylmenaquinone methyltransferase/2-methoxy-6-polyprenyl-1,4-benzoquinol methylase UbiE: MQPSINKPNLQEMFDSLAPKYDRINSILSLGMHHLWNRKFSKMLGKSERILDLCSGTGKVAYRYIRDYPGSKATLVDFSSNMLLKAKQRYPNAPFTFIEGDIIQLPINQESQPLAAMAYGLRNLPDSKNALHEIYRILKQDGSLGILELTSPSNNHPLYLAHRLYLKSLVPWLGRLCSKNKQAYQYLAESIKNLPSDDYLEQIFKNAKFQINKKRKLAFGAATIWILRKI; the protein is encoded by the coding sequence ATGCAACCATCTATCAACAAGCCTAATCTTCAGGAGATGTTTGATTCTTTGGCACCTAAATATGATAGGATCAATTCTATCCTATCTTTAGGAATGCATCATTTATGGAATCGTAAGTTTTCAAAAATGTTAGGAAAGTCAGAACGTATTTTAGATCTTTGTTCAGGTACGGGGAAAGTTGCCTATAGATATATTCGGGATTATCCAGGATCAAAAGCAACACTAGTAGATTTCTCGTCGAATATGCTCTTGAAAGCAAAACAACGTTACCCTAACGCTCCTTTCACCTTTATAGAAGGAGATATTATCCAATTGCCTATCAATCAAGAATCACAGCCGTTAGCAGCAATGGCCTATGGATTACGAAACCTTCCTGATTCTAAAAATGCTCTTCATGAAATCTATCGTATTTTAAAACAAGACGGATCCCTAGGAATTTTAGAACTCACCTCACCTTCTAATAATCATCCCCTGTATCTAGCACATCGGTTATATTTAAAATCTTTGGTTCCCTGGCTAGGAAGATTATGTTCTAAAAATAAACAAGCTTATCAATACTTAGCTGAAAGCATTAAGAATCTTCCTAGTGACGATTACCTAGAGCAAATCTTCAAAAATGCCAAATTCCAAATAAACAAAAAAAGAAAACTTGCCTTTGGGGCAGCGACTATTTGGATATTACGAAAGATCTGA